From Mobula birostris isolate sMobBir1 chromosome 8, sMobBir1.hap1, whole genome shotgun sequence, the proteins below share one genomic window:
- the LOC140201098 gene encoding uncharacterized protein: MAASASAEGGVLAPIQGAFLRHSRAEEVRRDSQLLMQPYANWEEFLVPAPTAISILGELIALSSAGDFPLNRHNTEHHYQHLRYPESFRACLAQLSNQGWKTFNLAHKNMDQIRLHSQSVPEHTRAALHTLLRGDGAALARLLPRQLGSIRAVACECQTLAQEVEGAFLSVTDLIHELLEACTSARGAYEAEVEEARRVLEAAQRRKVTMEGERRRAEEYFTRMTREVEEAQYSYRSAVDRAPSEWGVLGMMAVENSISVVSNLVSGFLSTVTADPVSLSTTVVESLANVGNAIAEKVRNKEGRAPQPPPQPQHPVSSRLLSTSTELMVASMKLRDLLSPEAELCADSLRESGTGQTSRRIFQSVEAELSREEMEEDGEEEDGPRQAALALCHRGMGVCQQLEELRGSPSPSEEQLARASAAIGHLYNKALKFSAGCLAAGSPVLTPSAPNLSKLAQSADPEDKSMVQALVTQARLRVENARTQLETTRREYERSFEGLKQSNRELDEVVERMRRCQVAEVDFGTTLKMLAQGLEALSRVREQWTKMIRFFEMVSNLIQVCLGKSLQMFAAQSEDVQELQNYSQQQLVRDLVYAQAFQASNISCLVHMISSTYVDVSGCFLMERVTRLGRLITLDPEDPRFASERQLLQQGCDDARRMIMERVLSSRQEFEQRVQQRVEAIEKGLRSALPPASPQEQQAIESSLMQPAHSIFQEISQEEEEQWA; this comes from the coding sequence ATGGCTGCGTCGGCGTCGGCAGAGGGCGGAGTGCTCGCCCCCATCCAGGGCGCCTTCCTGCGGCATAGCCGGGCGGAGGAGGTGCGCAGAGACAGCCAGCTCCTGATGCAGCCCTACGCCAACTGGGAGGAGTTCCTGGTGCCTGCGCCCACTGCCATCTCCATCCTGGGCGAACTGATCGCGCTGTCCTCGGCCGGTGACTTCCCACTCAACCGGCACAACACGGAACACCACTACCAGCACCTCCGCTACCCGGAGTCCTTCCGTGCCTGCCTGGCGCAGCTCAGCAACCAGGGCTGGAAGACCTTCAACCTGGCCCACAAGAACATGGACCAGATTCGGCTGCATTCCCAGAGCGTGCCCGAGCACACGCGGGCCGCACTGCACACCCTTCTGCGGGGAGATGGGGCCGCGCTGGCCCGTCTCCTTCCCCGGCAGCTGGGCAGCATCCGCGCTGTGGCGTGCGAGTGCCAGACGCTGGCTCAGGAGGTAGAgggagccttcctgtctgtcacTGACCTCATCCACGAGCTCCTGGAGGCCTGCACCAGTGCCCGGGGGGCGTACGAGGCAGAGGTGGAGGAGGCGAGACGGGTGCTGGAAGCGGCGCAGCGGCGGAAGGTGAcgatggagggggagaggaggcggGCAGAAGAATACTTCACCCGAATGACCCGGGAGGTGGAAGAGGCTCAGTACAGTTACCGCAGTGCGGTCGATCGGGCGCCCAGCGAGTGGGGGGTCCTGGGGATGATGGCGGTGGAGAATTCCATCAGTGTGGTCAGCAACCTGGTGTCGGGCTTCCTGTCCACGGTGACTGCCGACCCTGTCAGCCTCTCCACCACTGTGGTCGAGTCTCTGGCCAACGTGGGCAACGCCATTGCAGAGAAGGTGCGGAATAAGGAGGGCAGGGCACCGCAACCCCCGCCGCAGCCCCAACACCCCGTTAGTAGCCGCCTGCTCTCCACTTCCACCGAGCTGATGGTGGCCTCCATGAAGCTGCGGGATCTCCTGTCCCCCGAGGCCGAGTTGTGTGCCGACTCCCTGCGGGAGTCCGGCACGGGCCAGACATCCCGTCGCATCTTCCAGAGTGTGGAGGCCGAACTGTCCCGGGAGGAAATGGAAGAGGACGGAGAGGAGGAAGATGGGCCCAGGCAGGCTGCCCTCGCCCTTTGCCACCGGGGCATGGGGGTCTGTCAGCAGCTGGAGGAGCTGCGGGGGAGCCCAAGCCCCAGTGAGGAGCAGCTGGCCAGAGCATCGGCCGCCATCGGCCACCTCTACAACAAGGCGCTGAAGTTCAGCGCGGGCTGCCTGGCCGCCGGGTCGCCGGTGCTCACCCCCAGCGCGCCCAACCTGTCAAAGTTGGCGCAGTCCGCTGATCCCGAGGACAAGAGCATGGTGCAGGCGCTAGTGACCCAGGCACGGCTTAGGGTGGAGAACGCCCGGACACAGCTGGAGACTACCCGCCGCGAGTACGAGAGGAGCTTCGAGGGTCTGAAGCAGAGCAACCGGGAGCTGGACGAAGTGGTGGAGCGGATGAGGCGCTGTCAGGTGGCCGAGGTGGATTTTGGCACCACGCTGAAGATGCTGGCCCAGGGCCTGGAGGCCTTGTCCAGGGTGAGGGAGCAGTGGACCAAGATGATCCGCTTCTTCGAGATGGTCTCCAACTTGATCCAGGTGTGCCTGGGCAAGTCGCTGCAGATGTTTGCCGCCCAGAGTGAGGACGTGCAGGAGCTGCAAAACTATAGCCAACAGCAGCTCGTCCGAGACCTGGTCTACGCACAGGCCTTCCAGGCATCCAACATCTCCTGCCTGGTGCACATGATCTCCAGCACCTACGTGGATGTGTCGGGCTGCTTTCTGATGGAGCGGGTCACTCGGCTGGGCCGCCTCATCACGCTGGACCCAGAGGATCCGCGGTTCGCGTCTGAGCGCCAGCTGCTGCAGCAGGGCTGCGACGACGCCCGCAGGATGATCATGGAGCGCGTGCTGAGCAGCCGGCAGGAGTTCGAGCAGCGGGTGCAGCAGCGCGTCGAGGCCATCGAGAAGGGCCTGAGGTCCGCGCTGCCCCCCGCCTCGCCTCAGGAGCAACAGGCCATCGAGAGCTCCCTCATGCAGCCCGCCCACTCCATCTTCCAGGAGATctcccaggaggaggaggagcagtggGCCTGA